A section of the Euryarchaeota archaeon genome encodes:
- a CDS encoding Gfo/Idh/MocA family oxidoreductase, with protein sequence MRLGLLGTGYWGKNHARVLKQLREAGRVSQLTICDVDESRARQYAKESGADFVTDPKRLIGKVDAVDICTPTPSHYPLAAEFLANGTDVFVEKPLTLTSDEGQRLIALAKEKTRILQVGHIFRYHAGVQAIRRLIETRELGDVRYMVSNRLSFRAPRPDMGVLHALGVHEVDLFPFLLGVDYPETIYASLGSYHSKGIEEVAQLILEFPDDVRGFSLESWLSPLAGKDRKLVVVGSRMSAEVDYLKPQEMVISESHIEVHGDGPEARFEVVNEGGHTVPIQYREPLEVELEAFLDSVKTRKRPLADGECGLRAVRMIEAAFEAAREKRAVNVRP encoded by the coding sequence GTGAGACTAGGGCTACTTGGCACCGGATACTGGGGAAAGAACCACGCCCGCGTGCTGAAGCAGCTACGTGAAGCTGGTCGGGTGTCGCAGCTCACCATCTGCGACGTCGACGAATCACGGGCCCGCCAGTACGCCAAGGAATCCGGCGCCGACTTCGTGACCGACCCGAAGCGACTCATCGGAAAAGTGGACGCCGTCGACATCTGTACGCCCACCCCCAGCCATTACCCGCTCGCCGCGGAATTCCTCGCCAACGGGACAGACGTCTTCGTGGAGAAACCCCTGACGCTCACGAGCGACGAGGGACAGCGACTGATCGCCCTCGCCAAGGAGAAAACGCGCATACTCCAGGTCGGCCACATCTTCCGCTACCACGCCGGAGTCCAAGCCATAAGGCGTCTCATCGAGACTCGCGAGCTCGGCGACGTCCGGTACATGGTGAGTAACCGTTTGAGTTTCCGGGCTCCGCGACCGGACATGGGGGTCCTACACGCGCTTGGAGTGCACGAGGTGGACTTGTTCCCATTCCTACTCGGCGTCGATTATCCGGAGACCATCTACGCTTCGCTGGGATCGTACCATTCGAAGGGGATCGAGGAGGTCGCACAACTCATCCTCGAATTCCCCGACGACGTGCGCGGTTTCAGCCTGGAAAGCTGGCTCTCACCGCTTGCCGGAAAGGACCGGAAACTCGTGGTCGTCGGAAGTCGAATGAGCGCGGAGGTCGACTATCTCAAACCGCAGGAGATGGTCATCAGCGAGTCGCACATCGAAGTCCACGGCGACGGGCCGGAGGCCCGGTTCGAGGTCGTGAACGAAGGAGGACACACGGTGCCGATACAGTACCGCGAACCGTTGGAAGTGGAACTCGAAGCGTTCCTGGACTCGGTGAAGACGAGAAAGAGGCCACTGGCGGATGGCGAATGTGGGTTACGCGCCGTCAGGATGATAGAAGCGGCGTTCGAGGCGGCGAGGGAGAAGAGGGCCGTGAACGTGAGGCCGTGA
- a CDS encoding transferase yields MGKNVRIGKGTVIEAMAEVGVHPTGGTTRTTIGKDGLIRSQTIIYKGTRIGDGFKTGHGAVIREDNRIGDDVSIGTHSIIERDTVIEDGARVHSNCFVPEYVLIRRRAWIGPCVVMTNHLHPGCPQFKLQGKKDRDYCLRGPEIGEDAYVGAAAVLMPGIKVGKRALIGAGAVVTKDVPDDSVVAGNPAKVVRRVDELVCPPGHYERLYQWKS; encoded by the coding sequence ATGGGCAAGAACGTTAGGATCGGGAAGGGCACCGTCATCGAGGCCATGGCCGAGGTCGGCGTCCACCCGACAGGTGGGACGACTCGCACCACCATCGGCAAGGACGGCCTCATCCGGTCCCAGACGATAATCTACAAGGGGACCCGCATCGGCGACGGGTTCAAGACCGGTCACGGGGCCGTCATCCGCGAAGACAACCGCATCGGCGACGACGTCTCGATCGGCACCCACTCCATCATCGAGCGCGACACGGTCATAGAGGACGGCGCGCGCGTCCACTCCAACTGCTTCGTCCCCGAGTACGTTCTCATCAGGAGAAGAGCGTGGATCGGCCCATGCGTCGTCATGACGAACCACCTGCACCCTGGTTGTCCGCAGTTCAAACTACAAGGGAAGAAGGACCGCGACTACTGCCTGCGGGGCCCGGAGATCGGCGAGGACGCCTACGTCGGGGCGGCCGCCGTGCTCATGCCGGGGATAAAGGTCGGGAAAAGGGCGCTCATAGGTGCCGGCGCGGTCGTCACCAAGGACGTGCCCGACGATTCCGTGGTCGCAGGTAACCCCGCCAAAGTCGTCCGCCGCGTCGACGAACTCGTCTGTCCGCCCGGGCACTATGAGAGGTTGTACCAGTGGAAAAGCTGA
- the galU gene encoding UTP--glucose-1-phosphate uridylyltransferase GalU has translation MKAVIPAAGHGTRFLPATKNSPKEMLPLLDKPAIQYVVEEAVQSGIDDILIITGRGKRAIEDHFDRALELELLLKEKGDHANLKMVQDIADMAQIHYIRQKEQKGLGHAILQAKKHIGNEPFAVLLGDDIVFSKKPCTLQLIDQYMAKRSPIIAVERIPRERSVAYGVVKPAKAVSDHLYPIEDLVEKPRPEEAPSDLGILGRYVLTPEIFAAIEETKPGKNGEIQLTDALRLLRAKQPLYAYEFYGKRYDLGNKMDWLKTNVEVALMQDEYREELRRFLGEMVRNEK, from the coding sequence ATGAAGGCCGTCATCCCCGCGGCGGGCCACGGCACCCGGTTCCTTCCAGCGACGAAGAACTCCCCGAAGGAGATGCTTCCTCTTCTTGACAAACCCGCGATCCAGTACGTCGTCGAGGAGGCCGTCCAATCGGGGATCGACGACATCCTCATCATCACGGGCCGCGGCAAACGGGCGATCGAAGACCACTTCGACCGCGCCCTCGAACTCGAACTTCTCCTCAAGGAAAAAGGCGACCACGCGAACCTGAAGATGGTGCAGGACATCGCCGACATGGCGCAGATCCACTACATACGCCAGAAGGAGCAGAAAGGCCTCGGCCACGCGATCCTCCAGGCGAAAAAGCACATCGGGAACGAGCCGTTCGCGGTGCTTCTCGGCGACGACATCGTCTTCTCGAAGAAACCCTGCACGTTGCAACTCATCGACCAGTACATGGCGAAACGATCGCCGATAATCGCCGTCGAACGGATCCCGCGCGAGCGCTCCGTGGCCTACGGCGTCGTCAAACCGGCGAAGGCCGTGTCGGACCACCTCTACCCGATAGAGGACCTCGTTGAGAAACCTAGACCCGAGGAGGCCCCGTCGGATCTTGGAATACTCGGGCGCTACGTGCTCACACCCGAGATATTCGCAGCGATCGAGGAGACGAAGCCTGGGAAGAACGGAGAGATCCAATTGACGGACGCCTTGCGGCTCCTTCGGGCCAAGCAGCCGCTCTACGCCTACGAGTTCTACGGGAAGCGTTACGATCTTGGCAACAAGATGGATTGGCTGAAGACGAACGTCGAGGTGGCCCTTATGCAGGACGAGTACAGGGAAGAGTTGAGACGGTTCCTCGGGGAGATGGTGCGTAACGAAAAGTGA
- a CDS encoding LamG domain-containing protein, with translation MRSVTFAVMIAALMLVPIAPAAPTTDSTYFARFTGGEVAVWQFDVDDWHPEFGQTWDSTSNINDLTISNAPYAPFGGRFGGAFNFNGVNSFLSRPNPPSLNGLNQVTVMAWVEPTFTKTAGGAGSGIGISGIVNNVAAIGTTGGYALRIGDNTSGVPEFLVYSSAPLEYRLVGKTPLSAGVAYHIAGTFDGSTMRLYVNGMLDGSRSGTLSSTSASFEIGRDLYSNNRVFPGVIDEVRVYNRALLAGEIVSLMNCPYDNSVVSVISTPSC, from the coding sequence ATGAGGTCCGTCACGTTTGCCGTCATGATTGCCGCGTTAATGCTAGTTCCAATAGCGCCTGCCGCGCCCACGACTGATTCCACATACTTCGCCCGCTTCACCGGCGGCGAGGTAGCCGTCTGGCAGTTCGACGTCGATGATTGGCACCCCGAATTCGGTCAGACCTGGGATTCGACCAGCAACATCAACGATCTCACCATTAGCAATGCGCCCTACGCGCCGTTCGGAGGTCGTTTCGGTGGCGCCTTCAATTTCAACGGCGTGAATTCATTCCTTTCGCGGCCGAATCCACCGTCACTAAACGGCCTGAACCAGGTGACAGTAATGGCTTGGGTGGAGCCGACCTTCACCAAGACAGCCGGCGGAGCCGGGTCTGGCATCGGAATCAGCGGTATCGTGAACAACGTCGCTGCCATTGGGACAACCGGCGGCTACGCATTGAGGATCGGTGACAACACCAGCGGCGTTCCCGAGTTCCTCGTCTACAGCAGCGCCCCCCTTGAGTACCGGCTTGTTGGCAAGACGCCTCTATCGGCCGGCGTCGCTTATCACATCGCAGGGACCTTCGACGGCAGCACAATGAGGCTCTACGTCAATGGTATGCTCGACGGGAGCCGATCAGGCACCCTGTCTTCGACGTCCGCTTCGTTCGAAATCGGCCGGGACCTCTATAGTAACAATAGGGTATTCCCCGGCGTCATCGACGAGGTTCGCGTCTACAACCGGGCGCTTTTGGCGGGCGAAATCGTGAGCCTGATGAACTGCCCATACGACAACAGCGTGGTCAGCGTCATTTCGACGCCGTCGTGTTGA
- a CDS encoding DegT/DnrJ/EryC1/StrS family aminotransferase — protein MFVDDETRQAALRVIESGRYIKGPEGEAFEKEFAAKIGTKHGIAVSSGTAALHIAYLAAGIGPGDEVIVPSHSFIATAAPLIHIGAVPVFADIDPVTFTILPREFSRLKSPRTKAVVPVHIYGQSADMSPIVEAARGHGIRVIEDAAQAHLAEYGGKRIGTLGDVAIFSFFPSKNMTVAGDGGMLTTDDDRIAATLRMLRDAGRAPGQKYEHEIPGFNYRLSEIQSAIGRVQLKHLEAWTAKRRENAAYLQDALAGTKGVTLPTERTGSKHVWHQFVIRYHERDRLWKHLEASGIEAGVHYPIPIHLQPAFKTLPRAKLAETERAAAEILSIPVHQKLTRADLDYIAGAVRDFAGGAK, from the coding sequence ATGTTCGTCGACGACGAGACGCGCCAAGCGGCGCTTCGCGTAATCGAGAGCGGCCGCTACATCAAGGGCCCCGAGGGCGAGGCGTTCGAGAAGGAGTTCGCGGCAAAGATCGGCACGAAGCACGGGATCGCGGTCTCGTCCGGAACGGCGGCGCTCCACATCGCATACCTTGCCGCGGGGATAGGCCCCGGCGATGAGGTGATAGTCCCATCCCACTCCTTCATCGCGACCGCAGCACCCCTCATCCACATCGGGGCGGTCCCCGTGTTCGCGGACATCGATCCGGTGACTTTCACGATTCTCCCGCGGGAGTTCTCCCGCCTGAAGTCGCCTAGGACGAAGGCCGTCGTCCCTGTGCACATCTACGGGCAAAGCGCCGACATGTCGCCGATAGTCGAGGCCGCGCGGGGCCATGGGATCAGGGTCATAGAAGACGCGGCCCAGGCGCACCTTGCCGAATACGGGGGAAAACGGATCGGCACACTTGGAGACGTCGCGATCTTCAGTTTCTTCCCATCGAAGAACATGACGGTGGCCGGCGACGGCGGGATGTTGACGACGGACGACGACAGGATCGCCGCCACGTTGCGCATGCTCCGAGACGCGGGCCGTGCTCCAGGGCAGAAGTACGAGCACGAGATCCCCGGGTTCAATTACCGGTTGTCGGAGATCCAGAGTGCAATCGGCCGCGTTCAGCTCAAGCACCTCGAAGCGTGGACCGCGAAGCGCCGCGAGAACGCCGCATACCTTCAAGACGCCCTTGCCGGGACGAAGGGCGTCACCTTGCCCACGGAGCGCACCGGCTCGAAGCACGTGTGGCACCAGTTCGTTATCCGCTACCACGAGCGCGACCGCTTGTGGAAGCACCTCGAAGCGAGCGGCATCGAGGCCGGCGTCCATTACCCGATCCCCATCCACTTGCAACCCGCCTTCAAGACCCTGCCGCGGGCGAAACTTGCCGAGACGGAGAGGGCCGCCGCAGAGATACTATCCATTCCCGTCCATCAGAAACTCACGCGCGCCGATCTTGACTACATCGCGGGGGCCGTGCGCGACTTTGCCGGGGGAGCGAAGTGA
- a CDS encoding LamG domain-containing protein encodes MGKFHPWFALLAVSVLLAGCLEGRNQETSPQVRLIGSEVVIWSFDRTSTDATGLGDASGKGINLTNHGANMLPDGGRFRGGASLSGKETWLEAESHDFQTLSTITAMAWILPRTIKPVGGEQSGVGISGIINNVAAKDTKGGFALRIGDANQGAIEWLIYDDAPREYRLVANLTITGGAMSHVAGTFDGTTSSLYVNGLLVGARQAALTPSTSRLELGRDNYNPSRNLDGILDEVRIFDRALGQRDIITLMNCPYERGIADPNTGLAAC; translated from the coding sequence ATGGGAAAGTTTCACCCGTGGTTCGCGTTGCTGGCCGTCTCCGTGTTGCTGGCCGGCTGCCTCGAAGGACGAAACCAAGAGACATCACCTCAAGTCCGGTTGATCGGTTCAGAAGTCGTAATTTGGAGTTTTGACCGCACGTCGACGGACGCAACCGGCCTTGGCGATGCCTCGGGAAAGGGCATCAATCTGACGAACCACGGCGCCAACATGCTGCCCGACGGAGGCAGGTTCCGAGGCGGGGCCTCGCTTTCTGGCAAAGAGACGTGGCTCGAGGCCGAATCACACGATTTCCAGACCCTGTCGACCATCACCGCAATGGCGTGGATACTGCCCCGCACGATCAAACCGGTCGGCGGCGAACAAAGCGGCGTCGGAATCAGCGGAATCATCAATAACGTGGCGGCCAAGGATACGAAGGGCGGTTTCGCCCTTCGCATAGGGGACGCGAACCAAGGCGCCATCGAATGGCTAATATACGACGACGCGCCCCGCGAATACCGCCTCGTCGCCAATCTCACGATTACCGGTGGAGCCATGTCGCATGTTGCCGGAACGTTCGATGGGACGACCTCAAGCCTCTACGTGAATGGTCTACTCGTGGGGGCGCGCCAGGCCGCTTTGACGCCGTCCACATCGCGCTTAGAGCTTGGTCGCGACAATTACAATCCGTCACGTAACCTCGACGGGATTCTGGACGAAGTCCGAATCTTCGATCGCGCTTTAGGGCAACGGGACATCATTACGCTCATGAACTGCCCCTACGAACGCGGAATCGCAGACCCAAACACGGGATTAGCGGCCTGCTGA
- a CDS encoding GDP-mannose 4,6-dehydratase: protein MKVIVTGGAGFVGSHASEWFARAGHHVVALDNLSRGQLLHQKGDFSHNWNHLKNVQGVELRSCDITDWKSLSEATRDADVIIHTAAQTAVTASLTDPRRDFEVNAFGSFNVMEAARENDAGVVYCSTNKVYGDNVNKVGVVDQGKRYAFEPAFKHGIPETFNTDHCEHTPYGTSKLTGDLYAQDYAHTYGLKTGVFRMSCIYGTRQLGVEDQGWVAWFTIATLSGRPITIFGDGKQVRDTLFVEDLVAAWDAFLKSNKRHGVYNTGGGAAHTTSLLELLDVLEEKTGKRSKLSYADWRPSDQKVYVSDTRKLKDELGWSPKVALPQGLDRMLAWFETNKKLIGAV from the coding sequence ATGAAGGTCATCGTGACAGGGGGGGCCGGTTTCGTGGGGTCGCACGCAAGCGAGTGGTTCGCAAGGGCCGGCCATCACGTCGTGGCACTCGACAACCTGAGCCGCGGCCAACTTCTTCACCAGAAGGGCGACTTCAGCCACAACTGGAACCACCTGAAGAACGTGCAAGGGGTTGAACTACGCTCTTGCGACATCACCGATTGGAAATCTCTCTCCGAGGCGACGCGCGACGCCGACGTGATCATCCACACGGCGGCACAGACGGCCGTGACGGCGTCGCTTACCGACCCGCGCCGCGACTTCGAAGTGAATGCCTTCGGGTCGTTCAACGTCATGGAAGCGGCGCGCGAGAACGACGCGGGTGTAGTCTACTGTTCGACCAACAAGGTCTACGGCGACAATGTGAACAAGGTGGGTGTCGTCGATCAGGGCAAGCGTTACGCTTTCGAGCCCGCGTTCAAGCACGGGATCCCCGAGACTTTCAACACCGACCATTGCGAACACACCCCCTACGGCACCTCGAAACTCACGGGCGACCTCTACGCCCAGGACTACGCCCACACGTACGGCCTCAAGACCGGGGTCTTCAGGATGTCCTGCATCTACGGCACGCGCCAACTCGGCGTGGAAGACCAAGGATGGGTCGCGTGGTTCACGATCGCGACGCTTTCGGGAAGGCCCATCACGATCTTCGGGGACGGCAAGCAGGTGCGAGACACCCTCTTCGTCGAGGACCTTGTAGCCGCCTGGGACGCGTTTCTCAAGAGCAACAAGCGGCACGGCGTGTACAACACCGGTGGCGGCGCCGCGCACACCACGTCGCTTCTCGAGCTTCTGGACGTTCTTGAGGAGAAGACCGGGAAACGCAGCAAGCTCTCCTACGCCGATTGGCGCCCGAGCGACCAGAAAGTCTACGTCTCCGACACTAGGAAGTTGAAGGACGAACTCGGCTGGAGCCCTAAGGTGGCGCTCCCGCAGGGCCTCGACCGTATGCTCGCTTGGTTCGAAACGAACAAGAAACTGATTGGTGCGGTGTGA
- a CDS encoding SDR family NAD(P)-dependent oxidoreductase has translation MKKILVTGGAGFIGSHLVDSLVSAGNQVRVLDNLEPQVHSKKPDYLNARAQYVWGDVRDRKTIEQALEDIEVLYHQASMVGVGQSMYQIERYVDVNTMATARLLDVLVNKNHGLKKLVVASSMSIYGEGLYRCPGCGAKAQPLLRAESAMRGHEWEHPCPSCGNRLSPIGTPETKRLDCTSIYAQSKKDQEEYCLIAGRTYGIPTVALRYFNVYGSRQSLGNPYTGVCAIFSSRIKNNHRPVVYEDGLQTRDFIHVSDIVRANILAGTKGGADYHAINVGTGNPQTIRGVSETLIKLYGSKVTPHFENNYRAGDVRHCVADVALAKSLLGFEAQTPFDDGMRELVAWGEAAEAKDKFDEANAELRERGLL, from the coding sequence ATGAAGAAGATCCTCGTCACCGGCGGCGCCGGTTTCATCGGCAGCCACTTGGTGGACTCTCTCGTCTCGGCGGGCAACCAAGTCCGAGTCCTCGATAACCTCGAGCCCCAAGTCCATTCCAAGAAACCGGATTATCTCAACGCCCGGGCCCAATATGTCTGGGGCGATGTCCGTGACCGGAAGACCATTGAGCAAGCGCTAGAGGATATCGAAGTTCTGTATCATCAGGCTTCGATGGTGGGTGTTGGCCAGTCAATGTACCAAATCGAGAGGTACGTGGACGTCAACACGATGGCGACGGCTCGCCTCCTGGACGTTCTCGTGAACAAGAACCACGGGTTGAAGAAGCTGGTCGTGGCAAGTTCGATGAGCATTTACGGGGAGGGCCTTTACCGGTGCCCAGGCTGCGGCGCGAAAGCCCAGCCGCTCCTGCGGGCAGAATCCGCGATGAGGGGGCATGAATGGGAACATCCCTGCCCTTCGTGCGGAAACCGACTGAGCCCAATTGGCACGCCTGAGACCAAGCGCCTCGACTGCACGTCGATCTACGCGCAATCCAAGAAAGATCAGGAAGAGTATTGCCTAATCGCGGGCCGGACGTACGGGATCCCCACAGTGGCGTTGCGCTATTTCAACGTCTATGGCTCACGCCAGAGCCTGGGCAATCCGTACACCGGCGTGTGCGCCATATTTTCGTCACGAATCAAGAACAACCACCGGCCCGTGGTCTACGAGGACGGCTTGCAGACGCGGGATTTCATCCATGTAAGCGACATCGTGCGGGCCAACATCTTGGCCGGCACGAAGGGCGGCGCTGACTATCATGCGATAAACGTCGGGACGGGAAACCCGCAGACCATCAGGGGTGTTTCGGAGACTCTCATCAAACTTTATGGGTCAAAGGTGACCCCGCACTTCGAGAACAATTACCGCGCGGGCGATGTGAGGCATTGCGTTGCGGACGTAGCCCTCGCAAAAAGCCTCCTCGGTTTCGAAGCGCAGACGCCGTTTGACGACGGCATGCGGGAACTGGTGGCCTGGGGTGAAGCGGCGGAGGCTAAGGACAAATTCGACGAGGCGAACGCGGAGCTGCGTGAACGCGGCCTGCTCTGA